Proteins from a genomic interval of Rosa chinensis cultivar Old Blush chromosome 2, RchiOBHm-V2, whole genome shotgun sequence:
- the LOC112187760 gene encoding inositol-3-phosphate synthase, with amino-acid sequence MFIESFKVESPNVEYTENEIHSVYTYETTELVHENRKGTYQWIVKPKSVKYEFKTDVHVPKLGVMLVGWGGNNGSTLTAGVIANREGISWATKDKVQQANYFGSLTQASSIRVGSFNGEEIYAPFKSLLPMVNPDDIVFGGWDISDMNLADAMARARVLDIDLQKQLRPYMESMVPLPGIYDPDFIAANQGSRANNVIKGTKQEQVQQIIKDIREFKEKNKVDKVVVLWTANTERYSNVMEGLNDTVENLLGSVDKNEAEISPSTLYAIACVMENVPFINGSPQNTFVPGLIDLAIRRNTLIGGDDFKSGQTKMKSVLVDFLVGAGIKPTSIVSYNHLGNNDGMNLSAPQTFRSKEISKSNVVDDMVSSNGILFEPGEHPDHVVVIKYVPYVADSKRAMDEYTSEIFLGGRNTIVMHNTCEDSLLAAPIILDLVLLAELSTRIQLKSEDEGKFHSFHPVATILSYLTKAPLVPPGTPVVNALSKQRAMLENILRACVGLAPENNMILEYK; translated from the exons ATGTTCATTGAGAGTTTTAAGGTAGAGTCCCCTAACGTAGAGTACACTGAGAATGAGATTCATTCCGTGTACACCTACGAGACCACTGAGCTTGTCCATGAGAATAGGAAGGGCACTTACCAGTGGATTGTTAAGCCCAAGTCTGTCAAATACGAATTCAAGACTGATGTCCATGTCCCCAAACTAGG GGTAATGCTTGTGGGCTGGGGTGGAAACAATGGCTCAACCCTCACTGCTGGTGTCATTGCTAACAGAGA AGGAATCTCTTGGGCAACTAAGGACAAGGTGCAACAAGCCAATTACTTCGGCTCACTCACCCAAGCCTCATCAATTCGTGTTGGGTCTTTCAATGGGGAAGAGATCTATGCTCCATTCAAGAGCCTTCTTCCCATG GTGAACCCTGATGACATTGTGTTTGGGGGTTGGGACATTAGTGATATGAACTTAGCAGATGCTATGGCCAGGGCCAGAGTCCTGGACATTGATCTGCAAAAGCAGCTCAGGCCTTACATGGAGTCGATGGTCCCACTCCCTGGAATCTATGACCCTGATTTCATTGCTGCTAATCAAGGTTCGCGTGCAAACAACGTGATCAAAGGGACCAAGCAGGAACAAGTCCAACAGATCATCAAAGACATTAG AGAGTTCAAGGAGAAGAACAAAGTGGACAAGGTGGTCGTGCTGTGGACTGCCAACACTGAAAGGTACAGTAATGTGATGGAGGGGCTAAACGACACCGTCGAGAACCTTTTGGGTTCGGTGGACAAGAATGAAGCTGAGATATCCCCTTCCACCTTGTATGCCATAGCTTGTGTGATGGAAAATGTCCCTTTCATCAATGGAAGCCCACAAAACACTTTTGTCCCAG GGCTTATTGATTTGGCCATCAGGAGGAACACTTTGATTGGTGGGGATGACTTTAAGAGTGGTCAGACCAAAATGAAATCTGTTCTGGTTGATTTCCTAGTGGGAGCTGGTATCAAGCCAACATCAATTGTGAGCTACAACCATCTTGGAAACAATGATGGTATGAACCTTTCAGCTCCACAAACCTTCAGATCCAAGGAAATTTCCAAAAGCAATgttgtggatgatatggtgTCGAGCAATGGCATCCTCTTTGAGCCTGGTGAGCACCCTGATCACGTTGTGGTGATCAAGTATGTGCCCTATGTGGCAGATAGCAAGAGAGCTATGGATGAGTACACATCTGAGATATTCTTGGGTGGCAGGAACACCATTGTGATGCACAACACCTGTGAGGACTCCCTCTTGGCTGCTCCTATCATTCTGGATTTGGTTCTCCTTGCTGAGCTGAGCACTCGTATCCAGCTCAAATCTGAAGATGAG GGAAAGTTCCACTCTTTCCACCCTGTGGCTACTATTCTGAGTTACCTCACCAAGGCACCTCTT GTTCCACCAGGTACACCAGTGGTGAATGCACTCTCAAAGCAGAGGGCAATGCTTGAGAACATACTGAGGGCTTGTGTTGGCTTGGCTCCAGAGAACAACATGATCTTGGAGTACAAATGA